A window of Alkalibaculum bacchi contains these coding sequences:
- a CDS encoding alkaline phosphatase family protein: MNPKHVIVISYDAFSEDNWEMAKSLPNLSKLIKNGAVSTKLRSVYPTLTYTVHTTIVTGVHSDKHGIFHNNPFQPFVEEKNQIWFWYQDAIKVPTLYDLAKKKGLSTAGLLWPVSGKSSIKYNLPEIHALKNENQSLKVLKGGSPLFCLGLELKYGRYRKGIQQPNLDDFTTLCTVDTIKTKKTNLLLIHLIDLDDAKHGFGTDSKEVKEAILRMDIRLGRIMDAIEDAGIKKDTTLFIIGDHSQINVKYKVALNHLLKEKGLIFKEKGEVKWRACLQSTGGAAYLHIKEGDLEAETVAYTVLKDAMQKGDYGIEHIYSREELDSLHVNKSINTMVESKSGYSFVDTLKGPMIIDLEEKDIKYATHGYSPDKENYKCVFVASGPLIKENYFLEDIEMVDIAPTIGKIFGIELKNRDGRVLDEIFR, encoded by the coding sequence ATGAATCCTAAACATGTAATTGTCATTTCTTATGATGCTTTTTCTGAAGACAATTGGGAAATGGCCAAAAGTTTACCTAATCTTTCTAAATTGATAAAAAATGGAGCTGTAAGCACGAAACTCAGAAGCGTTTATCCTACTCTGACTTATACCGTTCATACTACTATAGTGACTGGAGTGCATTCAGACAAGCATGGTATTTTTCACAATAACCCTTTCCAGCCTTTTGTGGAAGAAAAGAATCAAATTTGGTTTTGGTACCAAGATGCTATTAAAGTTCCTACTCTTTATGATCTAGCTAAGAAAAAGGGCTTAAGTACAGCAGGGCTTTTGTGGCCTGTATCAGGAAAATCTTCCATTAAATACAATTTACCTGAAATACATGCCCTTAAAAATGAAAATCAAAGCCTAAAAGTTTTAAAAGGTGGCAGTCCTTTATTCTGCCTAGGACTTGAACTAAAATACGGACGTTACCGAAAGGGAATTCAACAACCTAATTTAGATGACTTTACAACCTTATGTACTGTAGACACTATCAAGACAAAAAAAACAAATCTTCTCCTCATCCATCTCATTGATTTAGATGATGCTAAGCACGGTTTTGGCACAGACAGTAAGGAAGTAAAAGAAGCCATTTTAAGAATGGACATTAGACTCGGCAGAATTATGGATGCTATTGAAGATGCTGGAATAAAAAAAGATACGACATTATTCATCATAGGCGACCACAGTCAAATAAATGTGAAATACAAAGTTGCATTAAATCATCTCCTTAAGGAGAAGGGATTGATTTTTAAAGAAAAGGGAGAAGTAAAGTGGAGAGCTTGTCTCCAAAGTACAGGTGGAGCAGCATACCTTCACATTAAAGAAGGTGACCTAGAAGCAGAAACAGTAGCCTATACTGTTTTAAAAGATGCAATGCAGAAGGGCGATTACGGCATAGAGCATATCTACTCAAGAGAAGAATTGGACAGCCTTCATGTGAACAAATCTATCAACACCATGGTTGAGTCCAAATCTGGTTACAGCTTTGTGGATACTCTTAAAGGACCAATGATTATAGATTTAGAGGAAAAAGACATAAAATATGCTACCCACGGATATTCACCTGATAAAGAAAACTACAAATGCGTATTCGTAGCTTCAGGCCCTTTGATTAAAGAGAATTATTTTTTAGAGGATATTGAAATGGTAGATATAGCCCCTACTATTGGAAAAATCTTTGGAATAGAACTTAAAAATCGTGATGGAAGGGTTTTAGATGAGATTTTTCGCTAG
- a CDS encoding RDAC family protein, with amino-acid sequence MVLSFDFVKELKNALQDNFSVYLHFHDGCGGQSFSLEQTSDDIKSFIHDYLKKHNLTAVFADDNLWFTVREK; translated from the coding sequence GTGGTATTATCTTTTGATTTTGTTAAAGAACTCAAAAATGCTCTACAGGACAACTTTTCCGTATATTTGCATTTCCATGACGGCTGTGGCGGTCAGTCTTTTTCTTTAGAGCAAACAAGTGACGACATTAAATCGTTCATTCATGATTATTTAAAAAAGCACAACCTAACAGCAGTTTTTGCAGACGACAACCTATGGTTTACAGTTAGGGAGAAATAA
- the ppdK gene encoding pyruvate, phosphate dikinase, whose amino-acid sequence MSKKYVYLFKEGNAEMKAILGGKGANLAEMTNIGLPVPPGLTVSTEACTVFYENDKNLTDEIKEQIDAALLHLEEQTGKKFGDQDNPLLVSVRSGAKFSMPGMMDTILNLGLNDQTVLTLAEKSNNSRFAYDSYRRFIQMFGDVVLEIEKYKFEGVLDRFKEDNGYVDDTQLTVENLKDIVEEFKAIVKKERRIDFPQDPKEQLMYAINAVFMSWNNPRAITYRNLNEIPHDIGTAVNVQSMVFGNMGDDCGTGVAFTRNPSTGEKKLFGEFLINAQGEDVVAGIRTPKSIDELSEIMPEIYKQFEDITQLLEKHYRDMQDVEFTIEQGKLYMLQTRSGKRTVHAALRAATEMVDEGLITKVEAIQRIEPKQLDQLLHPNFDPETMKAATPLAQGLPASPGAATGRVYFNAEDVAKAVADGEKAILVRRETSPEDIEGMIAAEGILTSRGGMTSHAAVVARGMGKCCVAGCEMAKVDEELKLFIIGDVRIAEGDYISLDGSTGKVYKGSIKTVKPELSGNFGILMNWADEVRRMKVRTNADTPREAQTALDFGAEGIGLCRTEHMFFDEERIPVVRRMILSTSTEQRVQALDLLMPMQKGDFKGLYKIMKEKPVTVRLLDPPLHEFLPTEEKDIVALAKDFDMQVDELKAVIHSLQEINPMLGHRGCRLAVTYPEIAAMQTRAIMEAAIEVSKEENCNIIPEIMIPLIGIQAELEYVKKVVVETAEKVKEENNSSLEYSVGTMIEIPRATLIADEIAKEAEFFSFGTNDLTQMTYGFSRDDAGKFISEYREKDVLPEDPFQSIDQEGVGKLVALGVKLGRTTNPDLKIGVCGEHGGDPKSIEFFHKTGLSYVSCSPYRVPIARLAAAQAVLKEESDFQNDK is encoded by the coding sequence TTGAGCAAAAAATATGTATATTTATTTAAAGAGGGCAATGCAGAAATGAAAGCAATTCTTGGCGGGAAAGGTGCTAATTTAGCAGAGATGACTAATATTGGTTTACCTGTACCTCCAGGTCTAACAGTCTCTACTGAGGCTTGTACAGTATTTTATGAAAACGATAAAAATCTTACAGATGAAATAAAAGAGCAGATAGATGCGGCGCTATTACACCTTGAAGAGCAAACAGGTAAAAAATTTGGTGATCAAGATAACCCACTACTAGTTTCTGTTCGTTCAGGTGCAAAATTCTCTATGCCAGGAATGATGGATACGATATTAAATCTCGGTCTTAATGATCAAACGGTATTAACTCTTGCTGAAAAATCAAATAATTCACGTTTTGCTTATGATAGTTATAGAAGGTTTATACAGATGTTTGGAGATGTAGTATTAGAAATTGAAAAATATAAATTTGAAGGCGTATTAGATCGATTTAAAGAAGATAATGGTTATGTGGATGATACTCAGTTAACAGTTGAAAATCTAAAAGATATTGTTGAAGAATTTAAAGCTATTGTGAAAAAAGAAAGAAGAATCGATTTTCCACAAGATCCAAAAGAGCAATTAATGTATGCTATTAATGCCGTATTTATGTCTTGGAACAATCCTAGAGCAATTACATATCGTAATTTAAATGAAATACCACACGATATCGGTACTGCTGTAAATGTACAATCTATGGTATTTGGAAATATGGGTGATGATTGTGGTACAGGAGTTGCTTTTACAAGAAACCCATCTACAGGTGAAAAGAAATTATTTGGCGAATTTTTGATTAATGCACAAGGAGAAGACGTTGTAGCAGGTATTAGAACGCCAAAATCTATTGATGAATTATCAGAAATCATGCCTGAAATTTACAAGCAATTTGAAGATATTACACAGCTTCTTGAAAAACACTATAGAGATATGCAAGATGTGGAATTTACAATAGAACAAGGTAAATTATATATGCTTCAAACGAGAAGTGGTAAAAGAACCGTTCATGCTGCACTAAGGGCTGCAACTGAGATGGTAGACGAAGGTTTAATCACAAAAGTAGAAGCCATTCAAAGAATAGAGCCAAAGCAATTAGATCAATTACTTCACCCTAATTTTGATCCTGAAACGATGAAGGCAGCAACTCCTTTAGCGCAAGGATTACCAGCTTCTCCAGGAGCAGCTACAGGTAGAGTATACTTTAATGCAGAAGATGTTGCTAAAGCTGTTGCAGATGGAGAAAAGGCAATTTTAGTTCGTAGAGAAACATCACCAGAAGATATTGAAGGAATGATTGCTGCAGAGGGAATCTTAACATCTAGAGGTGGTATGACTTCTCATGCTGCAGTTGTAGCAAGAGGTATGGGAAAATGCTGTGTAGCTGGTTGCGAAATGGCAAAAGTAGACGAAGAACTAAAATTATTCATTATAGGTGATGTAAGAATTGCTGAAGGCGATTACATCTCCTTAGACGGTAGTACTGGAAAGGTATACAAAGGAAGCATTAAGACTGTAAAACCAGAATTATCTGGAAACTTTGGCATCTTAATGAATTGGGCAGATGAGGTTCGAAGAATGAAAGTGCGCACAAATGCAGATACGCCAAGAGAGGCACAAACTGCATTAGATTTTGGAGCAGAAGGTATCGGTTTATGTAGAACAGAGCACATGTTCTTTGATGAAGAAAGAATCCCTGTAGTCCGCCGCATGATTTTATCTACCTCAACGGAGCAAAGGGTGCAGGCTTTAGACCTATTAATGCCAATGCAAAAGGGAGACTTTAAAGGTCTTTACAAAATAATGAAAGAAAAGCCAGTAACTGTTCGATTATTAGACCCACCGCTTCATGAATTTTTACCAACAGAAGAAAAGGACATTGTAGCTTTAGCTAAAGATTTTGATATGCAAGTAGATGAATTAAAAGCAGTTATTCACAGCCTACAAGAAATTAACCCAATGTTAGGTCATAGAGGATGTAGACTAGCAGTTACTTATCCAGAGATAGCAGCAATGCAGACAAGAGCTATTATGGAAGCAGCTATTGAAGTATCAAAAGAAGAAAACTGTAATATTATACCAGAAATTATGATCCCATTAATAGGCATCCAAGCAGAGCTAGAATATGTGAAAAAAGTCGTTGTAGAAACAGCAGAAAAAGTTAAAGAAGAAAACAATTCTTCTTTGGAGTACTCTGTAGGAACCATGATCGAAATACCAAGAGCTACATTAATCGCAGATGAAATCGCCAAAGAGGCAGAGTTCTTCTCCTTCGGTACTAACGACCTGACTCAAATGACTTATGGATTTTCTAGAGACGACGCAGGTAAATTTATCAGCGAATACAGAGAAAAAGATGTCTTACCAGAGGATCCATTCCAAAGCATCGATCAAGAAGGCGTTGGAAAGCTAGTAGCCTTAGGCGTAAAACTTGGAAGAACGACTAATCCAGATCTTAAAATAGGCGTCTGTGGGGAACACGGTGGAGATCCAAAATCAATCGAATTCTTCCATAAAACAGGTTTAAGCTATGTTTCTTGCTCACCATATAGAGTTCCAATTGCAAGATTAGCAGCAGCACAGGCAGTTCTAAAAGAAGAATCAGATTTTCAAAATGATAAATAA
- a CDS encoding pyruvate, water dikinase regulatory protein, which translates to MSDNKTGVIYVVSDSLGETGELVAKAGKIQFSSIREIKKFPFVLEYEQIDEIIEEASQHNSIIIYTLAVPEMKEYMNNAASKYNIKAIDVLGPVIHTLRDITGQEPLYEAGLNRRLDANYFKKVEAIEFAVKYDDGKDPRGIKKADVVLVGVSRTSKTPLSMYLANKNLRVANIPLVPEVDAPKELFEISNKKIIGLTNNPDKLNGIRKERLKALGLDYTVANYASLERIMLELQYADDLFRKLRCPVINVSHKAIEETANIILSIIRKEDLL; encoded by the coding sequence ATGTCAGATAATAAAACAGGGGTTATATATGTGGTTTCTGACTCCCTTGGCGAAACAGGAGAGTTAGTTGCAAAGGCGGGAAAAATTCAATTTAGTAGCATTAGAGAAATCAAAAAGTTTCCTTTTGTCTTAGAATATGAACAAATTGATGAAATTATTGAAGAAGCTTCTCAACACAACTCCATTATTATATACACTTTGGCAGTTCCTGAAATGAAGGAATACATGAACAATGCTGCTAGTAAATACAATATTAAAGCAATTGACGTATTGGGACCAGTAATTCATACTTTGAGGGATATTACAGGTCAGGAACCTCTTTATGAAGCCGGTTTAAATAGACGATTAGATGCAAATTATTTTAAAAAAGTAGAGGCGATTGAATTTGCCGTTAAATACGACGATGGCAAAGATCCAAGAGGTATTAAAAAAGCAGATGTAGTACTAGTAGGTGTGTCTAGAACATCAAAGACTCCCCTAAGTATGTATCTAGCCAATAAAAATCTCAGAGTTGCTAATATTCCTCTTGTGCCGGAAGTAGACGCGCCTAAGGAATTATTTGAAATATCGAATAAAAAGATTATTGGACTGACGAATAATCCTGATAAATTAAATGGTATCCGCAAGGAAAGGTTAAAAGCATTAGGCCTAGACTATACTGTTGCAAACTATGCCAGTTTAGAGCGAATCATGTTAGAGTTGCAATATGCCGATGATCTCTTTCGCAAATTAAGGTGTCCTGTTATTAATGTTTCTCATAAAGCAATAGAAGAAACTGCAAATATAATATTATCAATAATTCGTAAGGAGGATTTACTTTGA
- a CDS encoding helix-turn-helix transcriptional regulator — protein sequence MDFIQLSKRQMEIMEIVKADQPITSEQIAEKLGLTRATLRPDLTVLTMIGILEARPKVGYFYSGKSLLSVMGSYIKNLNVMDVKTHPVVVSEETTVYDAIVTMFLEDTGNIFVQHNGYLSGIVSRKDFIKVTIGTNDIKTLPVAMIMTRMPNIVYAETHESVFDAAQKLILHEVDSLPVVEKVISDNSVVYLKVIGKISKTTITKVMVQIGNE from the coding sequence GTGGACTTTATCCAACTTTCAAAACGGCAAATGGAAATAATGGAAATTGTAAAAGCAGATCAACCAATTACTAGTGAACAAATTGCAGAGAAGCTTGGATTAACTCGAGCGACTTTAAGGCCAGACTTAACTGTTCTAACTATGATTGGCATACTAGAAGCAAGACCAAAAGTGGGATATTTTTATTCAGGCAAATCTTTACTTAGTGTTATGGGAAGTTACATTAAGAATTTAAATGTAATGGATGTGAAAACACACCCGGTGGTTGTATCAGAAGAAACCACAGTATATGACGCTATAGTAACTATGTTTTTAGAAGATACAGGAAATATATTTGTCCAACATAATGGATATTTATCTGGAATTGTTTCAAGAAAAGATTTTATCAAAGTTACCATAGGAACAAACGACATCAAAACATTACCTGTCGCTATGATCATGACGAGAATGCCTAATATTGTATATGCAGAGACCCATGAATCTGTCTTTGATGCAGCACAAAAGCTAATTCTCCACGAAGTAGATTCGCTTCCTGTTGTTGAAAAAGTAATCTCTGACAATTCAGTAGTCTATCTAAAGGTCATTGGGAAAATCTCAAAAACAACGATTACCAAAGTCATGGTACAAATCGGGAATGAGTAG
- a CDS encoding glycine--tRNA ligase, whose protein sequence is MSKQLEISEIVSICKMRGIVFPGSEIYGGLANSWDYGPLGVEIKNNVKKAWWKKFVQESPYNVGLDSAILMNPQVWVASGHVGGFNDPLMDCKECKTRYRADKLIEDYLFEKGKDAVVDGWSNDQMKDYILEHEIKCPNCGSLNYTDIRQFNLMFKTFQGVTEDSSSEIYLRPETAQGIFVNFSNVQRTTRKKIPFGIAQIGKSFRNEITPGNFIFRTREFEQMELEFFCAPGEDMEWFDYWKNYCLKWLSDLGMEEESIRVRDHSAEELSHYSNATSDIEFKFPFGWGELWGIADRTDFDLKQHGNHSGKEIIYTDPMTNQKYVPYCIEPSLGVDRVLLAFLCNAFKEEELEDNDKRTVLQLHPFLAPFKACVLPLTKKLKDKAGEVYSELSKYMMVDYDEAGSIGKRYRRQDEIGTPYCITIDFDTLEDNTVTIRDRDSMEQIRISIAELKSFLEKKMEF, encoded by the coding sequence ATGAGTAAGCAACTAGAGATTAGTGAGATTGTAAGTATTTGCAAGATGAGAGGTATTGTATTTCCTGGTTCGGAAATATACGGAGGTTTAGCGAATAGTTGGGATTATGGCCCACTTGGCGTAGAAATTAAAAACAATGTCAAAAAAGCATGGTGGAAAAAGTTTGTGCAAGAATCTCCATATAATGTAGGATTAGATAGTGCAATTTTAATGAATCCTCAAGTTTGGGTGGCTTCTGGTCATGTAGGTGGCTTTAATGACCCACTTATGGATTGTAAAGAGTGTAAGACAAGATATAGAGCAGATAAACTTATTGAAGATTATCTATTTGAGAAAGGCAAAGATGCAGTTGTAGATGGCTGGAGCAATGATCAAATGAAGGACTATATCTTAGAACATGAGATTAAATGTCCTAACTGTGGATCTTTAAACTATACAGATATACGACAATTCAATTTGATGTTTAAGACTTTCCAAGGTGTTACAGAAGATTCTTCAAGTGAAATCTATTTAAGACCAGAAACAGCTCAAGGGATTTTCGTGAACTTTAGTAATGTGCAAAGAACCACTCGAAAGAAAATTCCCTTTGGTATAGCACAAATAGGTAAATCCTTTAGAAATGAAATTACACCAGGTAATTTTATTTTTAGAACTAGAGAATTTGAGCAAATGGAATTAGAATTCTTCTGCGCACCAGGAGAGGACATGGAATGGTTTGATTATTGGAAGAATTATTGCCTAAAATGGTTATCGGACCTAGGAATGGAAGAAGAAAGCATTCGAGTAAGAGACCATTCCGCAGAAGAATTGTCCCACTATAGCAATGCAACAAGTGATATTGAATTTAAATTCCCATTTGGTTGGGGTGAACTTTGGGGCATAGCAGATCGTACGGATTTTGACTTAAAGCAACATGGCAACCATTCAGGAAAAGAAATTATTTACACAGATCCAATGACAAATCAGAAATATGTACCCTATTGTATAGAACCTTCACTAGGTGTAGATCGAGTATTACTTGCCTTCTTATGCAATGCATTTAAAGAAGAAGAACTTGAGGATAATGATAAGAGAACTGTATTACAATTACATCCATTCCTTGCACCTTTTAAAGCTTGCGTACTTCCTCTAACAAAGAAATTAAAGGATAAAGCTGGTGAAGTTTACAGTGAACTTTCTAAATATATGATGGTAGACTACGATGAGGCTGGTAGTATAGGTAAAAGATACAGAAGACAAGATGAAATAGGCACACCTTACTGTATAACCATTGACTTTGACACTTTAGAAGATAACACAGTAACCATAAGAGACAGAGACTCGATGGAACAAATACGAATTAGTATAGCAGAATTGAAAAGTTTCTTAGAGAAAAAGATGGAATTTTAA
- a CDS encoding DUF4342 domain-containing protein translates to MSSITEIANKLIEETNCTTAEAIEALAEANGDYEAALQFLREKNAQPINIVLVEKEESQKENQEEDEEKTNSKEEYTAKGKDILKLIKKLLKEGNVTKLTVKKKDEVVLNIPVNAAAIGVVLIPYLSILAGIAAIATDCTIQVERKGDVVVNVNDTLKNASDKVEKTVKDILDR, encoded by the coding sequence ATGAGTTCTATTACAGAGATTGCCAATAAACTCATCGAAGAGACCAATTGTACTACTGCTGAGGCTATTGAAGCTCTTGCTGAAGCCAATGGCGATTATGAAGCTGCATTGCAGTTTTTAAGAGAAAAAAATGCACAACCCATCAATATTGTCTTAGTAGAAAAGGAAGAATCCCAGAAAGAAAATCAAGAAGAGGATGAAGAAAAGACAAACAGCAAAGAAGAGTATACTGCTAAGGGTAAGGATATTTTAAAGCTTATTAAGAAGCTTTTAAAAGAAGGTAATGTAACAAAGCTTACGGTTAAAAAGAAGGATGAAGTAGTCTTAAATATTCCTGTTAATGCAGCAGCAATAGGTGTTGTGTTAATACCTTATCTATCCATTTTAGCAGGAATTGCAGCTATTGCTACAGATTGTACCATACAAGTAGAAAGAAAAGGCGATGTAGTCGTAAATGTAAATGATACACTGAAGAATGCTAGCGACAAAGTTGAAAAGACAGTAAAAGACATACTAGACCGCTAA